A stretch of the Zeugodacus cucurbitae isolate PBARC_wt_2022May chromosome 6, idZeuCucr1.2, whole genome shotgun sequence genome encodes the following:
- the LOC105221440 gene encoding mitochondrial inner membrane protease subunit 2, producing the protein MAFRKFIKSVLLGIPIGITFLDCVGYVARVDGISMQPALNPDASQTDYVFLSRWAVRTCNVERGDIVSLVSPKDPTQKIIKRIVGLQGDVVSTLGYKHEIVRIPEGHCWVEGDHTGHSLDSNTFGPVAQGLMTARATYIVWPPDRWRRLQTELPRRRRPIQIAKSTSYYSQ; encoded by the exons ATGGCATTtcggaaatttataaaatctgtACTGCTAGGGATTCCCATAGGTATAACGTTTCTGGATTGTGTTGGCTATGTCGCTCGAGTGGAcg GAATATCCATGCAACCAGCTCTTAACCCAGATGCCAGTCAAACAGATTACGTTTTCTTATCCCGCTGGGCTGTTCGCACATGCAACGTGGAACGCGGCGATATTGTTTCACTTGTTTCTCCAAAAGACCCCACACAAAAGATAATAAAACGTATAGTTGGACTGCAGGGTGACGTCGTTTCTACTCTAGGTTACAAACATGAAATAGTGCGCATCCCAGAAGGTCATTGTTGGGTTGAAGGAGACCACACTGGCCATTCGTTAGACAGTAATACTTTTGGGCCGGTAGCGCAAGGCTTAATGACAGCGCGAGCGACATACATAGTATGGCCTCCAGATCGCTGGCGTCGACTACAAACTGAATTACCTCGACGTCGTAGGCCTATACAAATAGCCAAGTCAACAAGTTACTACAGTCAGTAG
- the LOC105221441 gene encoding threonylcarbamoyl-AMP synthase yields MYTRISKFLCFFYHHIYRRDYSTFTKMMQSSSKKIYKIQDLKALHCAVEYILDGDIIALPTDTVYGLACNANNEEAIKRLYDIKGRNFYKPVAICVKNLEAFRQYGIADHLDDSLLQRLLPGPITIIIERSKHLTNRFLNPNTSKIGIRIPNFTFIQDLCSLFDQEPLALTSANRSAERSSLNINEFESLWPKLGGIFNAGPIGLTEDRRSGSTVIDLSQPGAYKIIREGVALKSTIDVLHEFNIKSINNVK; encoded by the coding sequence ATGTATACAAGGATATCAaaatttctttgctttttttatcATCACATTTATAGACGCGATTATTCCACATTCACAAAAATGATGCAATcttcaagcaaaaaaatatacaaaatacaagaTTTGAAAGCATTGCACTGTGCAGTTGAATATATCTTGGATGGAGATATTATTGCCTTGCCCACAGATACTGTATATGGACTAGCATGTAATGCGAATAATGAAGAAGCCATTAAAAGATTGTACGACATAAAAGGGCGGAATTTTTACAAACCAGTGGCTATATGTGTAAAAAACCTTGAAGCCTTTCGACAGTACGGAATTGCAGATCATTTAGATGACTCATTACTACAGCGTTTGCTTCCGGGCCCAATAACTATAATTATCGAACGTTCAAAACATCTTACTAATCGTTTTTTAAATCCCAACACTTCAAAAATCGGTATACGCATTCCGAACTTTACTTTTATACAAGATTTATGTTCATTATTTGATCAAGAACCACTTGCTTTAACTAGTGCAAACCGGTCAGCCGAACGTAGTAgtctaaatataaatgaatttgaatCTTTGTGGCCTAAACTTGGTGGAATTTTTAACGCAGGACCGATAGGTTTAACCGAAGACCGACGTTCTGGATCTACTGTAATTGATTTATCTCAACCTGgtgcatataaaataataagagaAGGCGTAGCTCTTAAAAGTACTATAGATGTGTTACATGAGTTCAAcataaaatcaattaataacgttaaataa
- the LOC105221443 gene encoding 26S proteasome regulatory subunit 7, which yields MPDYLGDDQRKVKSEELEEKEIKSLDEGDIELLKTYGQSQYHKAIKTIEEDIQKAVKQVNELTGIKESDTGLAPPALWDLAADKQILQNEQPLQVARCTKIINADSDDPKYIINVKQFAKFVVDLADSVAPTDIEEGMRVGVDRNKYQIHIPLPPKIDPTVTMMQVEDKPDVTYSDVGGCKEQIEKLREVVETPLLHPEKFVNLGIEPPKGVLLFGPPGTGKTLCARAVANRTDACFIRVIGSELVQKYVGEGARMVRELFEMARSKKACLIFFDEIDAIGGARFDDGAGGDNEVQRTMLELINQLDGFDPRGNIKVLMATNRPDTLDPALMRPGRLDRKVEFGLPDLEGRTHIFKIHARSMSVERDIRFELLARLCPNSTGAEIRSVCTEAGMFAIRARRKVATEKDFLEAVNKVIKSYAKFSATPRYMTYN from the coding sequence ATGCCTGATTATTTGGGAGATGATCAACGCAAAGTTAAATCGGAGGAGTTAGAGGAGAAAGAAATAAAGTCGTTGGATGAAGGCGATATAGAGCTACTTAAAACCTATGGTCAGAGTCAGTACCATAAGGCCATTAAAACGATTGAGGAAGACatccaaaaagctgtaaaacagGTTAACGAACTTACTGGGATTAAAGAGAGTGATACTGGATTGGCACCACCAGCTCTTTGGGATTTAGCAGCGGATAAGCAGATACTTCAAAATGAACAACCTTTGCAAGTTGCTCGCTGCACCAAAATAATTAATGCTGATTCGGATGACCCGAAGTATATCATAAATGTGAAACAGTTTGCAAAATTTGTCGTAGATTTGGCCGATTCTGTGGCACCGACAGATATTGAGGAAGGAATGAGAGTTGGAGTTGATCGTAACAAGTATCAGATTCATATCCCACTACCACCTAAGATTGATCCCACTGTCACAATGATGCAGGTAGAAGATAAGCCCGATGTGACGTATAGCGATGTAGGAGGTTGCAAGGAACAGATTGAAAAATTGCGCGAGGTAGTTGAGACTCCACTTTTACATCCTGAAAAGTTTGTAAACCTGGGTATTGAGCCGCCTAAAGGAGTATTGTTATTTGGACCACCTGGAACTGGTAAAACTTTATGTGCTCGTGCCGTAGCCAATCGTACTGATGCTTGTTTCATTCGTGTAATCGGTTCGGAGCTGGTACAGAAATATGTGGGTGAAGGCGCTCGAATGGTGCGAGAGCTTTTCGAAATGGCGAGATCTAAAAAAGCCTGCCTTATTTTCTTTGATGAAATTGATGCAATCGGTGGTGCTCGTTTTGATGATGGAGCGGGTGGTGACAATGAAGTACAACGAACTATGCTCGAGTTGATTAATCAGTTGGACGGCTTTGATCCCCGTGGTAATATTAAAGTTCTTATGGCTACTAACAGGCCAGATACTCTTGATCCAGCTTTAATGCGTCCGGGACGTTTAGATCGTAAAGTGGAATTTGGCCTACCAGATTTGGAGGGGCGCACTCATATATTTAAGATTCACGCCCGATCAATGTCTGTTGAAAGGGATATCCGTTTCGAATTACTTGCTCGACTTTGTCCGAATTCTACAGGTGCTGAAATCCGTTCAGTATGTACTGAAGCTGGCATGTTCGCCATACGTGCTCGTCGTAAAGTTGCAACAGAAAAAGATTTTCTAGAAGCAGTCAATAAGGTCATAAAGAGCTACGCTAAATTTAGCGCTACCCCACGTTATATGACTTATAATTAA
- the LOC105221444 gene encoding lysM and putative peptidoglycan-binding domain-containing protein 3 isoform X2, with product MRRQRRVNPSPDIYVDASHSANISYEPLNKHLDEEKNPFEMERLPRMTILENGQLHSFENTIEAKVQVGDSLQALALRFRCTVADIKRLNKIDKDNEIYARKFVKIPVTPHSILLETLPTVHKSGSNSPSRSEYETFETNIMRNPLKDANLMLGEKLIIASVNASGNVNPDKVDINSSVLSSTLANKDSVSLDKEVGKWTKINTLLCSVCMFHSHLFSILTAIVIVPMKCVDSRHFQFV from the exons ATGCGTAGGCAACG aagagTGAATCCATCGCCTGATATTTATGTTGATGCGTCTCATTCTGCCAACATATCATATGAACCACTAAATAAGCATTTAGATGAAGAGAAAAATCCTTTTGAAATGGAGAGGCTGCCACGCATGACCATTCTGGAAAATGGACAACTACATAGTTTTGAAAATACTATTGAGGCTAAGGTGCAAGTGGGTGATTCTCTACAAGCATTGGCTTTACGATTTCGTTGCACA GTTGCAGATATAAAAAGACTCAATAAAATTGATAAGGATAACGAAATTTACGCTAGGAAGTTTGTAAAAATTCCTGTAACACCACATTCAATATTACTGGAAACATTACCAACAGTACACAAAAGTGGAAGTAATAGTCCATCTCGAAGTGAATATGAAACTTTCGAAACAAACATAATGAGAAACCCTTTGAAGGATGCGAATCTTATGTTGggcgaaaaattaattatagcTTCAGTTAATGCTTCTGGTAATGTTAATCCTGACAAGGTTGACATCAATAGTTCAGTTTTGTCCTCTACATTGGCGAACAAAGACAGTGTTAGCTTGGATAAAG AAGTGGGAAAGTGgacgaaaataaatacattgttGTGTTCAGTCTGTATGTTTCATTCTCATTTGTTTAGTATTTTGACAGCAATTGTCATTGTGCCAATGAAATGTGTTGACAGCCGACATTTTCAATTTGTATAG
- the LOC105221444 gene encoding uncharacterized protein LOC105221444 isoform X1 — MRRQRRVNPSPDIYVDASHSANISYEPLNKHLDEEKNPFEMERLPRMTILENGQLHSFENTIEAKVQVGDSLQALALRFRCTVADIKRLNKIDKDNEIYARKFVKIPVTPHSILLETLPTVHKSGSNSPSRSEYETFETNIMRNPLKDANLMLGEKLIIASVNASGNVNPDKVDINSSVLSSTLANKDSVSLDKEKNYTNGSTALLDDFLDDDFADTYVRPVRGPSMSALHWSGSDGDMTWVCLFVVILALCFAIPLIVVIFWTHPHSSGNNNTTTTN, encoded by the exons ATGCGTAGGCAACG aagagTGAATCCATCGCCTGATATTTATGTTGATGCGTCTCATTCTGCCAACATATCATATGAACCACTAAATAAGCATTTAGATGAAGAGAAAAATCCTTTTGAAATGGAGAGGCTGCCACGCATGACCATTCTGGAAAATGGACAACTACATAGTTTTGAAAATACTATTGAGGCTAAGGTGCAAGTGGGTGATTCTCTACAAGCATTGGCTTTACGATTTCGTTGCACA GTTGCAGATATAAAAAGACTCAATAAAATTGATAAGGATAACGAAATTTACGCTAGGAAGTTTGTAAAAATTCCTGTAACACCACATTCAATATTACTGGAAACATTACCAACAGTACACAAAAGTGGAAGTAATAGTCCATCTCGAAGTGAATATGAAACTTTCGAAACAAACATAATGAGAAACCCTTTGAAGGATGCGAATCTTATGTTGggcgaaaaattaattatagcTTCAGTTAATGCTTCTGGTAATGTTAATCCTGACAAGGTTGACATCAATAGTTCAGTTTTGTCCTCTACATTGGCGAACAAAGACAGTGTTAGCTTGGATAAAG aaaaaaattataccaaTGGCTCCACGGCGTTATTAGATGATTTTCTTGATGATGATTTTGCGGATACATATGTGCGACCTGTACGAGGGCCATCAATGAGTGCTCTACATTGGTCTGGTTCCGATGGCGATATGACTTGGGTGTGcttgtttgttgtaatattgGCTTTATGCTTTGCCATACCATTGATAGTTGTGATATTTTGGACCCATCCGCACAGCAGTGgtaacaacaatacaacaactacGAACTGA
- the LOC105221442 gene encoding DNA-directed RNA polymerase III subunit RPC10, with protein MLLFCPTCGNILMVEQDTTGHRFTCSTCPYICNIKRKTSTRTFPRLKEVDHVMGGAAAWENVDSTDAECPACSHKKAYFMQMQTRSADEPMTTFYKCCNQLCGHNWRD; from the exons atgttattattttgcCCGACTTGTGGTAATATATTAATGGTCGAACAGGATACAACAGGACACCGTTTTACTTGTAGTACTTGCCCATATATTTgcaatatcaaacgaaaaacTTCGACACGAACATTTCCACGTCTTAAG gaAGTTGATCATGTTATGGGTGGTGCAGCCGCATGGGAGAATGTAGATTCGACTGATGCTGAATGTCCCGCTTGTTCTCATAAAAAAGCGTATTTTATGCAAATGCAAACTCGTTCTGCAGATGAACCAATGACAACGTTTTACAAGTGTTGCAATCAACTTTGTGGCCACAATTGGCGAGATTAA